One genomic window of Solanum dulcamara chromosome 12, daSolDulc1.2, whole genome shotgun sequence includes the following:
- the LOC129876841 gene encoding protein SMALL AUXIN UP-REGULATED RNA 51-like translates to MAIRKSNKLSQSAVLKQILKRCSSLGKRNNSYEDDENSLPVDVPKGHFAVYVGENRTRYIVPISFLSYPQFQCLLHRAEEEFGFEHDMGITIPCEEVVFQSLTSSMLR, encoded by the coding sequence atggCAATCAGAAAATCAAACAAGTTGTCACAATCTGCAGTGTTGAAGCAAATCTTGAAAAGATGTTCAAGTTTAGGAAAGAGGAATAATAGCTACGAGGACGACGAAAATAGCCTTCCAGTTGACGTGCCCAAAGGTCATTTTGCAGTTTACGTGGGAGAAAATCGAACACGATACATCGTACCtatttctttcttgagttatcCACAATTTCAGTGTCTTCTCCATCGTGCTGAAGAAGAATTTGGATTTGAACATGACATGGGCATTACTATTCCTTGTGAAGAAGTCGTTTTCCAATCATTAACATCCTCCATGCTGCGATAA